The following coding sequences lie in one Paramisgurnus dabryanus chromosome 16, PD_genome_1.1, whole genome shotgun sequence genomic window:
- the gpr151 gene encoding G-protein coupled receptor 151, whose amino-acid sequence MDKLASTNTSVGNSSLDRRSFLERSGYQHLDQEDLRVLIPVVLGIVCVLGFTGNVTAMGVLITNARKGKLSLINALILNLMLADGLVLAFAVPFKAAAYSRASWTLGLFVCKTCDWFLHSCMTAKSFTVAIMAKACHRYVSNPTKQVTIRFKTILVVLLFTWLLACVVPIPQWLFATLQREASGMICVQSVPSDAHDFMSVYVKTYPLLAYCMPLSFALLYFWKAYGRCQRRSSKTQNLRTQIRSRKLTLMLFSLTVAMAIMWLPQWVSWVWMRHAWETESIFPPVIFTLSAQLLMFSISLINPLIVLALSEEFREGYIDLWRRLTLRKQPAKHKPGPHTPTAPKSPTPRPERSAHLPPHRPEQTEEQKPEKETEQNGGKQESPGNKDGIVLQDVEQFWHERESGSHSLENDPVPWEHQDHKQVKQ is encoded by the coding sequence ATGGACAAACTGGCGAGCACGAACACAAGCGTCGGGAACAGCTCCCTGGATAGGCGCTCATTTCTGGAGCGCAGTGGATATCAGCATCTTGATCAAGAAGACCTGAGGGTTTTGATTCCTGTCGTGCTGGGAATCGTTTGCGTCCTTGGTTTTACCGGGAATGTCACGGCTATGGGAGTCCTGATAACCAACGCGCGTAAAGGGAAGCTGTCTCTGATAAACGCGCTCATCCTCAACCTGATGCTGGCTGATGGTTTGGTCCTGGCGTTTGCTGTACCCTTCAAAGCTGCTGCATATTCCCGTGCCAGCTGGACACTGGGTTTGTTTGTCTGTAAGACCTGTGATTGGTTCCTGCACTCCTGCATGACTGCAAAGAGCTTCACGGTGGCCATCATGGCCAAAGCTTGCCACAGGTATGTCAGTAATCCCACCAAGCAGGTGACCATCCGGTTTAAGACTATCCTGGTTGTCTTGCTCTTCACTTGGCTCCTAGCGTGTGTGGTACCCATACCCCAATGGCTATTTGCCACCCTGCAGAGAGAAGCAAGTGGAATGATTTGTGTGCAATCCGTGCCATCTGACGCCCACGATTTTATGTCCGTGTATGTCAAGACGTACCCCCTCTTGGCCTATTGCATGCCATTAAGCTTTGCTTTACTTTACTTCTGGAAGGCTTATGGACGGTGCCAGCGCAGGTCCAGCAAGACCCAGAACCTGCGGACGCAGATCAGATCACGCAAACtgaccctcatgttgttcaGCCTGACCGTTGCCATGGCCATCATGTGGCTTCCTCAGTGGGTGTCATGGGTGTGGATGCGGCACGCGTGGGAGACTGAGAGCATCTTTCCTCCGGTCATTTTTACTCTCTCCGCCCAGCTTCTCATGTTCTCCATTTCGCTGATCAATCCTCTTATCGTTctggccctttccgaggagttCAGAGAGGGTTACATAGACCTGTGGCGTAGACTAACCCTCCGCAAACAACCGGCAAAACACAAGCCAGGGCCGCACACCCCGACCGCCCCAAAGTCACCCACCCCAAGACCCGAGAGATCGGCCCACCTGCCTCCTCATCGGCCTGAGCAAACAGAAGAACAGAAACCGGAGAAGGAAACAGAACAGAACGGAGGAAAACAAGAAAGTCCAGGCAACAAGGATGGAATAGTACTGCAAGATGTGGAGCAGTTTTGGCACGAGAGGGAATCCGGTTCCCATTCACTCGAAAATGACCCTGTGCCCTGGGAACACCAAGACCACAAGCAAGTAAAACAGTAA